In one window of Caballeronia sp. TF1N1 DNA:
- a CDS encoding TRAP transporter substrate-binding protein, producing MQSTSRRRFLQTASAASLAVAGGALPSLARAQAPVALRLSSSMPANQNAAHYVWYQYLAENLKASVGEQIRIDYFPNNQLGKESDVVQQVKVGAVDMMVTGSSIWATVLPELGMLDLGYVFDNFDHVGRAMDGSVGQSFDSLLQKRAGCSVITWGYSFGGRNVFTKKPAHSLAEIKGVKLRVLPTPAFMDTFKLMGAVPTPIPIGELYMAAQTGVVDGFEHDCATVLASKYDEVVKSCWQTQHVFSPLVVVMGRRSLDKIPASLRPAFQKAAQDATAKQRTVAVQTAARAEQELKQRGMTFFPMSPADRETARHEMQTQLYANFAKQYPATAPLFPAIAAARG from the coding sequence ATGCAATCGACATCCCGGCGACGCTTCCTTCAAACCGCCTCGGCGGCCTCGCTCGCGGTGGCGGGCGGCGCGTTGCCGTCGCTCGCACGCGCGCAGGCGCCGGTCGCGCTGCGGCTTTCGTCGTCGATGCCCGCGAATCAAAACGCCGCGCACTACGTCTGGTATCAGTACCTGGCTGAAAACCTGAAGGCGAGCGTGGGCGAGCAGATTCGCATCGACTATTTTCCGAACAATCAGCTCGGCAAGGAAAGCGACGTCGTTCAGCAAGTGAAGGTCGGCGCGGTCGACATGATGGTGACGGGCTCGTCCATCTGGGCAACGGTTCTGCCCGAACTCGGCATGCTCGATCTGGGTTACGTCTTCGATAACTTCGATCACGTCGGCCGCGCGATGGACGGCAGCGTCGGCCAGAGCTTCGACAGCCTGCTGCAAAAGCGCGCGGGTTGTTCGGTCATCACGTGGGGCTATTCGTTCGGCGGCCGCAACGTGTTCACGAAGAAGCCCGCGCACTCGCTCGCGGAAATCAAGGGCGTGAAACTGCGCGTGCTGCCCACGCCCGCTTTCATGGACACGTTCAAGCTGATGGGCGCGGTGCCGACGCCCATTCCCATCGGCGAGTTGTACATGGCGGCGCAAACCGGTGTGGTCGACGGCTTCGAGCACGACTGCGCGACCGTGCTCGCGAGCAAATACGACGAAGTGGTGAAGTCGTGCTGGCAGACGCAGCACGTGTTCAGCCCGCTCGTCGTCGTGATGGGCCGCCGCTCGCTCGACAAGATTCCCGCGAGTCTTCGGCCGGCCTTCCAGAAGGCCGCGCAGGATGCGACGGCGAAGCAGCGTACGGTAGCCGTGCAGACGGCGGCGCGCGCCGAGCAGGAACTGAAGCAGCGAGGCATGACTTTCTTCCCGATGTCGCCCGCGGACCGCGAGACCGCGCGTCACGAAATGCAGACGCAGTTGTACGCGAATTTCGCGAAACAGTATCCCGCGACCGCGCCGCTTTTTCCGGCCATCGCCGCCGCACGAGGCTGA
- a CDS encoding hydroxyacid dehydrogenase, with the protein MNKVFVSHPRHMLEHYFGARASAALDAIADATYNTEDRELTTAELIAAARDADVIIGYRQTPAPRELFAALPRLAAFVRCAVDIRTIDVDAASDHGVLVTQASAGFVPAVSEWVIGAMIDLGRATTAYASAYHRGEMLAPKMGRELRGSVLGVIGYGQISRYLCELALAFGMRVVVSDPHAKIDDARLSQSDLPALLAAADFVVCLAPANDATRNLMNAQAFATMKPDAYFINAARGELVDDNALLAALQSGRLAGAALDVGRAPDQMPSPALCAHERVIATPHVGGLTPAAIEHQSMETVAQTEALFQGRMPMGAVNPRHAFRLAQREAPKVDAISSDAR; encoded by the coding sequence ATGAACAAGGTTTTCGTGAGTCATCCCCGGCACATGCTGGAACACTATTTCGGCGCACGCGCGAGCGCGGCGCTCGACGCCATCGCCGATGCGACCTACAACACGGAAGACCGCGAACTCACGACCGCCGAACTCATCGCGGCCGCGCGCGATGCCGACGTGATCATCGGCTACCGGCAGACCCCCGCGCCACGCGAACTGTTCGCAGCCTTGCCGCGGCTTGCCGCGTTCGTGCGCTGCGCGGTGGATATCCGTACCATCGATGTCGATGCCGCCAGCGATCATGGCGTGCTCGTCACGCAGGCGAGCGCGGGCTTCGTGCCGGCGGTATCGGAATGGGTAATCGGCGCGATGATCGATCTGGGCCGCGCCACCACGGCTTATGCGTCGGCATACCATCGCGGAGAGATGCTGGCGCCGAAGATGGGTCGCGAGTTGCGCGGCAGCGTGCTCGGAGTGATCGGCTACGGGCAGATCTCGCGCTATCTGTGCGAGCTTGCGCTGGCGTTCGGCATGCGCGTGGTCGTGTCCGATCCGCACGCGAAGATCGACGATGCTCGCCTGAGTCAGAGCGATCTTCCGGCCTTGCTCGCCGCCGCCGACTTCGTGGTGTGCCTCGCGCCCGCGAACGATGCGACGCGCAATCTGATGAACGCGCAAGCCTTCGCGACGATGAAGCCGGACGCGTATTTCATCAATGCGGCGCGCGGCGAACTCGTCGACGACAATGCCTTGCTGGCCGCGCTGCAAAGCGGCCGTCTTGCGGGCGCGGCGCTCGACGTGGGGCGTGCGCCGGACCAGATGCCTTCGCCGGCGCTTTGCGCGCACGAACGTGTCATCGCAACGCCGCATGTCGGCGGCCTCACGCCGGCTGCGATCGAGCATCAGTCGATGGAAACCGTCGCGCAAACCGAAGCGCTGTTTCAAGGGCGCATGCCGATGGGCGCGGTCAATCCACGGCATGCGTTCAGGCTCGCGCAGCGTGAAGCGCCGAAAGTCGACGCCATTTCGAGCGACGCGCGATGA
- a CDS encoding amidohydrolase, with product MNACDCHLHVYDDAYPLAPSATFRPPSAPASAYREVQRALGLSRAIVVQPTGYGFDNRCTLAAIEQLGKGARGIAVVPPDVDDAELQRLHEAGIRGVRYMMFPGGLLAWDSIEAMSARIAPLGWNIDLQLDGHTLPQFEALLARLPSKLVIDHIGKFQGPVTPASDGFASLCRLLDGPRCWIKLSAPYESSRSGAPEYDDIAPIVRTLAARYPQRGVWASNWPHPNVQPVPDNASLLDWFSHCMPDEATRGKILVDNPAELYEF from the coding sequence ATGAACGCCTGCGATTGCCACCTCCACGTCTACGACGACGCTTACCCGCTTGCACCGAGCGCGACGTTCCGGCCGCCATCGGCGCCCGCATCGGCTTATCGCGAAGTGCAGCGCGCGTTGGGCTTGTCGCGTGCGATCGTCGTGCAGCCGACCGGCTACGGCTTCGACAATCGCTGCACGCTCGCGGCCATCGAACAACTGGGCAAGGGCGCACGCGGCATCGCGGTCGTTCCGCCCGACGTCGACGATGCCGAATTGCAACGTCTGCACGAAGCCGGCATACGCGGCGTGCGCTACATGATGTTTCCTGGCGGGCTGCTTGCGTGGGACAGCATCGAGGCGATGTCGGCACGTATCGCGCCGCTTGGCTGGAACATCGATCTTCAGCTCGACGGACACACGCTGCCGCAATTTGAGGCGCTGCTCGCGCGTTTGCCGTCGAAGCTCGTGATCGATCATATCGGCAAGTTTCAGGGGCCGGTCACGCCTGCAAGCGATGGCTTCGCGTCCCTATGCCGCCTGCTCGACGGACCGCGCTGCTGGATCAAGCTCTCGGCGCCTTACGAGAGTTCACGCAGCGGTGCGCCGGAATACGACGACATCGCACCGATCGTGCGCACACTGGCCGCGCGCTATCCGCAGCGCGGCGTGTGGGCGTCGAACTGGCCGCATCCGAACGTGCAGCCGGTTCCGGATAACGCGAGCCTGCTCGACTGGTTTTCTCATTGCATGCCCGATGAAGCCACGCGCGGCAAAATCCTCGTCGATAACCCCGCCGAGCTTTACGAATTCTGA
- a CDS encoding SDR family oxidoreductase, with translation MNTLEGKTVVITGGFGSLGLATARVLAERGARIALIGRDARHDPLPAPLAEAFIVTGADLSDAKAAQAAFDAIAQKLGGVQALVNVAGAFRWETIADGSVDTWNLMFDVNVKTALNASKAALGLMREGGGRIVNVGALAALKAGAGMGAYAASKAALLRLTEALAEELKDRAITVNAILPSIIDTAQNRADMPSADSSRWVQPEELGAVIAFLLSDDARSITGAAIPVAGRV, from the coding sequence ATGAACACACTCGAAGGAAAAACCGTTGTCATCACTGGCGGCTTCGGCAGTCTGGGGCTTGCGACCGCGCGCGTGCTGGCCGAGCGCGGGGCACGCATCGCGCTCATCGGCAGGGACGCGCGGCACGACCCGTTGCCCGCGCCGCTTGCGGAAGCGTTCATCGTCACGGGCGCCGATTTGTCGGATGCAAAAGCCGCGCAAGCCGCGTTCGACGCGATCGCGCAAAAGCTCGGCGGCGTGCAGGCGCTGGTGAACGTGGCGGGCGCGTTTCGCTGGGAAACCATCGCGGATGGCAGCGTGGACACATGGAACCTCATGTTCGATGTGAACGTGAAGACGGCGCTCAACGCATCGAAGGCGGCCCTCGGGCTCATGCGCGAGGGCGGCGGGCGTATCGTCAACGTGGGCGCGCTGGCGGCGTTGAAAGCGGGAGCGGGGATGGGCGCTTATGCGGCTTCGAAGGCGGCGCTTCTGCGTCTGACCGAAGCGCTTGCCGAAGAGCTCAAGGATCGAGCCATTACCGTGAACGCGATCCTGCCTTCGATTATCGATACCGCACAGAATCGCGCCGATATGCCATCGGCGGATTCCTCGCGCTGGGTGCAGCCGGAGGAACTCGGCGCGGTGATCGCGTTTCTCTTGTCGGACGATGCGCGCTCGATCACGGGCGCGGCGATTCCGGTGGCGGGGCGGGTTTGA
- the vapB gene encoding type II toxin-antitoxin system VapB family antitoxin codes for MAITRIFRNGNSQAIRIPADIAFPETETEVEIERVGDELRIRRLRRPLAGALDCFGRFGADFMSEGRGDQTQDKRDAL; via the coding sequence GTGGCTATTACCCGAATCTTTCGCAATGGCAACTCGCAGGCCATTCGCATTCCCGCCGATATCGCGTTTCCCGAAACGGAAACGGAAGTCGAGATTGAACGCGTGGGCGACGAATTGCGGATTCGCCGCCTGCGCCGCCCGCTTGCCGGCGCGCTCGACTGTTTCGGGCGTTTTGGCGCCGACTTCATGTCGGAGGGGCGTGGCGATCAGACGCAAGACAAACGGGACGCGCTCTGA
- a CDS encoding TRAP transporter large permease subunit has translation MTSFSATPGPEAQLAAAPGFGQKTALTRALAVVMRWIEYLCAAVLAADVIVVFVSVIYRYFLHDPVDWAEEIARALMIVLVFFGAATVLARSQHVGVDLFRAALPARWQPALIQAGHWIIAAVAANLCFSSCLLLVDSYGQMTPSGLPAWINVYPLVAGSVFMAVFALANALNGPRKTVFGALIGCVVVAAALFGWNALMPDHAIKPGILLAAGFVGGLVLGVPIGFVLAFSALLYFLAEPTLPILVYSQQVMAGADHFVLLAIPFFVLAGLLMETNGMSSRLIELLLRIFGRVRGGLGLITIMATAFFSGVSGSKLADIAAVGGVVMPAVRQSKQDPNEAAALLACSAVMAETIPPCVNMIIMGFVANISIAGLFLAGVVPAAVLALALAVVAVIFGRRINVADALKNPRAFLPLIGGAFVALVMIAMIGKGVTSGIATSTEVSAFAVVYALVVGWLAFRELTPRKVARVFVRSASMASSILFIVAAASSVSFALTIEQIPALVSDAMINFAHQYGPTMFLLLSVLIMIVFGAVLEGAPALIIFGPLLTPIATQLGINPLHFGTVIVVAMGLGLFAPPVGLGLFATCAITGTEMKAVAKPMVKYLVVLCAALVVLILVPSFSLWLPTRLGL, from the coding sequence ATGACCTCTTTCTCCGCGACGCCCGGCCCCGAAGCGCAGCTTGCGGCCGCGCCCGGCTTTGGCCAGAAGACCGCGCTCACGCGCGCGCTCGCCGTCGTCATGCGCTGGATCGAATACCTTTGCGCCGCCGTGCTCGCGGCCGATGTGATCGTGGTGTTCGTCTCCGTCATCTATCGCTACTTTCTGCACGATCCAGTCGATTGGGCCGAGGAGATCGCGCGTGCGTTGATGATCGTGCTGGTCTTCTTCGGCGCGGCGACCGTGCTTGCGCGCAGTCAGCATGTCGGCGTCGATCTGTTTCGCGCGGCGCTGCCCGCACGCTGGCAACCGGCGCTGATTCAGGCCGGGCACTGGATCATCGCGGCCGTGGCGGCCAATCTGTGCTTCTCGTCGTGCCTCTTGCTCGTCGATTCCTACGGCCAGATGACGCCAAGCGGCCTGCCCGCGTGGATCAACGTGTATCCGCTCGTCGCGGGCAGTGTGTTCATGGCGGTGTTCGCGCTCGCCAATGCATTGAACGGGCCGCGCAAAACGGTGTTCGGCGCGCTCATCGGTTGCGTCGTGGTCGCGGCGGCGCTGTTCGGCTGGAACGCGCTCATGCCCGATCACGCGATCAAGCCGGGCATTCTGCTCGCGGCCGGTTTTGTCGGCGGACTCGTGCTCGGCGTGCCCATCGGCTTCGTGCTCGCGTTCTCCGCGCTGCTGTATTTTCTCGCCGAGCCGACCCTGCCGATCCTCGTCTACTCGCAACAGGTGATGGCCGGCGCCGACCACTTCGTGCTGCTTGCCATTCCGTTCTTCGTGCTTGCGGGCTTGCTGATGGAAACCAACGGCATGTCGTCGCGGCTGATCGAACTCCTGCTGCGTATTTTCGGTCGCGTGCGCGGCGGGCTCGGTCTCATCACCATCATGGCGACGGCGTTCTTCTCAGGCGTGTCCGGCTCGAAGCTCGCGGATATCGCGGCGGTCGGCGGCGTGGTCATGCCGGCCGTGCGTCAGAGCAAGCAGGATCCGAACGAAGCGGCGGCGCTCCTCGCGTGCAGCGCGGTGATGGCCGAGACCATTCCGCCGTGCGTGAACATGATCATCATGGGTTTCGTCGCGAACATTTCCATCGCGGGGCTGTTTCTCGCGGGCGTGGTCCCGGCGGCGGTGCTGGCGCTCGCGCTTGCCGTCGTCGCGGTGATCTTCGGGCGTCGTATCAACGTGGCCGATGCGCTCAAGAACCCGCGTGCGTTTCTGCCGCTGATTGGCGGCGCGTTCGTCGCGCTCGTGATGATCGCGATGATCGGCAAGGGCGTGACCTCCGGTATCGCGACATCGACGGAAGTGTCGGCGTTCGCCGTGGTCTATGCGCTCGTGGTCGGCTGGCTCGCGTTTCGCGAACTCACGCCGCGCAAGGTGGCGCGCGTGTTCGTGCGTTCGGCGTCGATGGCAAGCAGCATCCTGTTCATCGTGGCGGCGGCGTCGAGCGTGTCGTTCGCGCTCACCATCGAGCAGATTCCCGCGCTCGTCTCCGATGCCATGATCAACTTCGCGCATCAATACGGGCCGACGATGTTCCTGCTGCTGTCCGTGCTCATCATGATCGTATTCGGCGCGGTGCTGGAAGGCGCACCCGCGCTTATCATCTTTGGACCGCTTCTCACGCCGATCGCCACGCAGCTCGGCATCAACCCGCTGCACTTCGGCACGGTGATCGTCGTGGCGATGGGGCTCGGTCTGTTCGCGCCGCCCGTCGGCTTGGGGCTTTTCGCGACCTGCGCGATCACCGGCACGGAAATGAAGGCCGTCGCGAAACCGATGGTCAAATATCTGGTGGTGCTGTGCGCCGCGCTCGTGGTACTCATTCTGGTGCCATCGTTTTCTCTGTGGCTGCCGACCCGGCTCGGCCTGTAG
- a CDS encoding sensor domain-containing diguanylate cyclase has translation MSQDPFESPLKAEFLRHEDTLAPAERALGEDDHAVYRTLLESTKAIPWKIDWATMQFAYIGPQIEALLGWAPSSWKDVNDWAARMHPDDREAVVNFCVAQSQAGTDHEADYRALTKDGGYVWLRDVVHVVRNEAGGVDSLIGFMFDISERKRTEEELARLHKELEHLSLSDGLTGVGNRRMFDNVMQREWQAAKESGKPLSLVMVDIDFFKSFNDYYGHLQGDECLKRVARVLAEAAGPRHFLGRFGGEEFVLVLADTDAEAVMRIAERCRELIADEDIAHLRSPHNQRVTASFGVGTVVPTDGIDPTTFINLTDAQLYQAKEHGRNRIASVDRAGIRGEAFRLQSR, from the coding sequence ATGAGCCAAGACCCATTTGAAAGCCCGCTCAAGGCTGAATTCCTGCGCCACGAAGACACGCTCGCGCCAGCCGAACGCGCGCTCGGCGAAGACGATCACGCGGTCTATCGAACGCTGCTCGAATCGACCAAGGCGATTCCGTGGAAGATCGATTGGGCCACCATGCAGTTCGCGTATATCGGACCGCAGATCGAGGCGTTGCTGGGCTGGGCGCCATCGTCGTGGAAGGACGTCAACGACTGGGCCGCGCGCATGCATCCCGACGATCGCGAGGCGGTCGTGAACTTCTGCGTGGCGCAGTCGCAGGCGGGCACGGATCACGAAGCGGACTATCGCGCGTTGACCAAGGATGGCGGCTATGTCTGGCTGCGCGATGTCGTGCATGTGGTGCGCAACGAGGCAGGCGGCGTGGATTCGCTGATCGGCTTCATGTTCGACATCAGCGAACGCAAGCGCACCGAGGAAGAACTCGCGCGCCTGCATAAGGAACTGGAACATCTGTCGCTGAGCGACGGCCTCACGGGCGTCGGCAATCGCCGCATGTTCGACAACGTGATGCAGCGCGAATGGCAGGCCGCGAAGGAGTCGGGCAAACCGTTGTCGCTCGTGATGGTGGATATCGACTTCTTCAAGTCCTTCAACGACTACTACGGCCATCTGCAAGGCGACGAATGCCTGAAGCGCGTTGCCCGCGTGCTCGCCGAGGCGGCCGGGCCACGGCATTTTCTCGGCCGTTTCGGCGGTGAGGAGTTCGTGCTCGTGCTCGCGGATACCGACGCCGAAGCGGTCATGCGTATTGCCGAGCGCTGCCGGGAATTGATCGCGGATGAAGACATCGCGCATCTGCGCTCGCCGCATAATCAGCGCGTGACGGCAAGTTTCGGCGTGGGCACCGTCGTGCCGACCGATGGCATCGATCCGACGACGTTCATCAATCTGACCGATGCGCAGCTTTATCAGGCGAAGGAACACGGGCGCAATCGCATCGCGTCCGTGGATCGGGCGGGGATTCGTGGGGAGGCGTTCAGGTTGCAGTCGCGGTGA
- a CDS encoding MFS transporter, translated as MSDTADVSPNQSAARFVLLTASATCSLITLDTNVVAVALPSIARDFHAGFADVEWVVSAYMVAFAACLLPAGALADRIGRKKMLIAGLAAFALASLGCGLAPSAFALNLARAAKGVGAAMLLTSALAIIANTFHEGAARARAWAIWGTCMGISTTVAPLVGGAITQWFGWRWIFLMNLPICALLAWCAWRGMRESRNPHAGSLDLLGSAIFAASLSLGIWALIGGQADGWTSWRTEARLAACAALLVVFVRVQRSRAHPMIDLSLFREPRFVAAVLAMFGYAACAQVMMTFLPLYLQNAFGLTAVRAGVGMLPFALAMIAGPHLGAALGKRVPAMALLTLGLATIGVGNLLTAWFASMSYYGLIAVSMIVTGLGAGILNGDTQKAIMACVPAHRTGMASGISTTTRFTAIVTSVGVLGAVLAARTKSALDLHASGFPVLMHALDETFLSRVLAGDLAHAGAGGNAAVIAIARASFASGFAAALGVAGVSALLVASAVWVLAGRSERASAVRVDA; from the coding sequence ATGTCCGACACCGCCGATGTCTCGCCGAACCAGTCCGCCGCGCGCTTCGTGCTTCTCACCGCATCGGCGACTTGCTCGCTGATCACGCTCGACACCAACGTCGTCGCCGTGGCGCTGCCATCCATCGCGCGCGATTTCCACGCCGGTTTCGCCGATGTCGAATGGGTCGTGAGCGCCTACATGGTCGCGTTCGCCGCGTGTCTGCTGCCGGCGGGCGCGCTCGCCGACCGCATCGGCAGAAAGAAGATGCTGATCGCCGGGCTCGCGGCGTTCGCGCTGGCCTCGCTCGGCTGCGGCCTCGCGCCTTCCGCGTTCGCGCTGAATCTGGCGCGCGCGGCGAAGGGCGTCGGCGCGGCAATGCTGCTTACGTCCGCGCTCGCGATCATCGCCAACACCTTCCACGAAGGCGCGGCGCGCGCTCGTGCATGGGCGATCTGGGGCACCTGCATGGGTATTTCGACGACCGTCGCGCCACTCGTCGGCGGCGCGATCACGCAATGGTTCGGCTGGCGTTGGATCTTCCTCATGAACCTGCCGATCTGCGCGCTGCTCGCGTGGTGCGCGTGGCGCGGCATGCGCGAGTCGCGTAATCCGCATGCGGGATCGCTCGACCTGCTCGGCAGCGCGATCTTTGCCGCGTCGCTTTCGCTCGGCATCTGGGCGCTGATCGGCGGTCAGGCCGATGGCTGGACGAGCTGGCGCACCGAAGCGCGCCTTGCCGCGTGCGCGGCGCTCCTGGTCGTGTTCGTGCGCGTGCAACGCTCGCGCGCGCATCCGATGATCGATCTCTCGCTGTTTCGCGAACCGCGCTTCGTCGCCGCCGTGCTCGCCATGTTCGGCTACGCGGCCTGCGCGCAAGTCATGATGACGTTCCTGCCGCTTTATCTGCAAAACGCGTTCGGCTTGACCGCGGTGCGCGCGGGCGTCGGCATGTTGCCGTTCGCGCTCGCGATGATCGCCGGGCCGCATCTAGGCGCGGCGCTCGGCAAGCGCGTGCCTGCAATGGCGCTGCTCACGCTCGGGCTTGCGACCATCGGCGTGGGCAATCTGCTGACGGCGTGGTTCGCGTCGATGTCGTATTACGGGCTCATCGCGGTCTCGATGATCGTCACCGGACTCGGCGCGGGCATCCTCAACGGCGACACGCAGAAAGCGATCATGGCGTGTGTGCCGGCGCATCGCACGGGCATGGCGTCGGGTATCAGCACGACGACGCGCTTTACGGCCATCGTCACGTCGGTGGGCGTGCTCGGCGCGGTGCTCGCGGCGCGCACGAAAAGCGCGCTCGATCTGCATGCAAGCGGTTTCCCTGTCCTCATGCACGCGCTCGATGAAACCTTCCTCTCGCGCGTGCTTGCGGGCGATCTGGCACACGCGGGCGCGGGCGGCAACGCGGCTGTCATCGCGATCGCACGTGCGAGTTTCGCGAGCGGCTTCGCGGCTGCGTTAGGTGTGGCGGGCGTGAGTGCGTTGCTCGTGGCGTCGGCGGTGTGGGTGCTTGCCGGACGCAGCGAGCGGGCTAGCGCTGTGCGAGTCGACGCGTAG
- a CDS encoding LysR substrate-binding domain-containing protein, producing the protein MPVELRHVRCFLSVARHLHFTRAADELGIAPPALTRRIQEAERLLGVRLFQRTKRSVALTAAGEAYLVEASSALDHLARGAERAALAERGELGRIVIGYVGSAVYSGVLQTHVRGFRARYPQVAIGIREIVMREAGALLIDGHIDIAYVRPPVPYPDGVEVRTVRRDAFIVALPADSPLTETETITPAQLRGQSFVLPEQESGTLEVGRRGRFEPHIAGQPGTLSDVLAHVSLGGDVAVVPRSLAQCVTVPGVEYREIAGKPVPSEVAVVYRRFEKGAAVKGFLEMASKA; encoded by the coding sequence ATGCCAGTGGAATTGCGCCATGTGCGCTGCTTTTTGAGCGTCGCGCGGCATCTGCATTTCACGCGTGCCGCCGATGAACTCGGCATTGCGCCGCCCGCGCTCACGCGACGAATTCAGGAAGCGGAGCGGCTCCTTGGCGTGCGGCTTTTTCAGCGCACGAAGCGCTCGGTGGCGCTGACCGCGGCGGGCGAGGCGTATCTCGTCGAGGCATCGAGCGCGCTCGATCATCTCGCGCGCGGGGCCGAGCGCGCGGCGCTGGCGGAGCGCGGCGAGCTGGGCAGGATCGTGATCGGCTACGTCGGTTCGGCGGTTTATTCGGGCGTGCTGCAGACACACGTGCGCGGCTTTCGTGCGCGCTATCCGCAGGTTGCCATCGGTATCCGCGAGATCGTCATGCGCGAGGCGGGCGCGCTGCTCATCGACGGTCATATCGATATCGCTTACGTGCGGCCGCCCGTGCCGTATCCGGATGGCGTCGAGGTGCGCACGGTGCGTCGCGATGCGTTCATCGTCGCGCTGCCGGCCGATTCTCCGCTGACGGAAACGGAAACCATCACGCCCGCGCAACTGCGTGGTCAGTCGTTCGTGTTGCCGGAGCAGGAGTCCGGCACGCTCGAGGTTGGAAGACGCGGGCGCTTCGAGCCGCACATCGCCGGACAGCCGGGCACGCTGTCGGATGTGCTCGCGCATGTGTCGCTCGGCGGCGATGTGGCGGTCGTGCCACGATCGCTCGCGCAATGCGTGACGGTGCCGGGCGTTGAGTATCGCGAGATCGCGGGAAAGCCGGTGCCTTCGGAAGTCGCGGTGGTGTATCGGCGGTTCGAGAAAGGGGCGGCGGTAAAGGGGTTTTTGGAAATGGCTTCGAAGGCGTGA
- a CDS encoding type II toxin-antitoxin system VapC family toxin, which translates to MPKYLFDTNMCIYLMKNQPEQVARRFAQLFVGDVVMSSITFAELAYGASTSARPRRERNNLAALVKLIEVAPFDEAAASAYGPIRAATRERKHDALDKLIAAHAVALGVPVVTNNVRDFTHYPGVKIENWLDGPA; encoded by the coding sequence ATGCCCAAGTACTTGTTCGATACGAATATGTGTATCTACCTGATGAAAAATCAGCCCGAACAGGTGGCGCGGCGTTTCGCGCAGCTCTTTGTCGGCGACGTCGTCATGTCATCGATTACGTTCGCGGAGCTGGCATACGGCGCAAGCACGAGTGCGCGACCCAGGCGCGAGCGGAACAATCTCGCTGCGCTCGTGAAACTGATCGAAGTCGCGCCTTTCGACGAGGCAGCGGCAAGCGCTTATGGCCCGATCCGCGCGGCCACGCGAGAGCGCAAGCACGACGCACTCGACAAGCTGATCGCGGCCCATGCGGTTGCGCTCGGCGTACCGGTCGTGACCAACAACGTGAGGGATTTCACTCACTATCCAGGCGTCAAGATCGAAAACTGGCTCGACGGTCCCGCTTGA
- a CDS encoding LacI family DNA-binding transcriptional regulator produces MSTIQDVARHAGVSVSTVSNVLNGRTDQMRQETLARVQAAMTALQYRPSTLARQLKTGQTPLVGLLVPSIANPMYGYIAREVETYAQERYGYRVLIGNTYRDPAKEASFFEDLLSHGVRRVIVISSLADERHLETAAERGMVVVSYDRRATEGETTRIDHVTPDNFEAARLATRHLIAHGHTRLGYATLAGMTLSRRDKIRGFLAAAEEAGLGHGARVLDSGPVNEYGDSMIAENGRALARQLSEDAARPTGIVAVNDLMALGLMAGLRESGLRVPDDMSVVGMDGHFLAAISNPALTTVQLPVPAMAAAMVERVMRQQDDAVIDSAQALFTDITLVERESVAPPAAKAT; encoded by the coding sequence ATGAGCACCATTCAGGACGTAGCCCGCCACGCTGGTGTATCCGTGAGCACGGTTTCCAACGTGCTCAACGGCCGCACCGACCAGATGCGTCAGGAAACGCTCGCGCGCGTGCAGGCCGCGATGACCGCGTTGCAATACCGTCCGAGCACGCTCGCGCGCCAGCTGAAGACCGGTCAGACGCCGCTCGTCGGCTTGCTCGTGCCGTCCATCGCCAATCCGATGTACGGCTATATCGCTCGCGAAGTCGAGACTTACGCGCAGGAGCGCTACGGTTATCGCGTGCTGATCGGCAATACGTATCGCGACCCGGCGAAGGAAGCGTCGTTCTTCGAAGATTTGCTCTCGCACGGCGTGCGGCGCGTGATCGTGATCTCATCGCTCGCGGATGAGCGCCATCTGGAAACCGCGGCCGAGCGCGGCATGGTCGTCGTGAGCTACGACCGGCGCGCGACCGAAGGCGAGACCACGCGCATCGATCACGTCACGCCGGACAATTTCGAGGCGGCGCGGCTCGCGACGCGGCATCTCATCGCGCATGGTCACACACGGCTCGGTTATGCGACGCTCGCCGGCATGACGCTGAGCCGACGCGACAAGATTCGCGGCTTTCTCGCCGCCGCCGAGGAAGCGGGCCTCGGCCACGGCGCGCGCGTGCTCGACAGCGGCCCGGTGAACGAATACGGCGACTCGATGATCGCGGAGAACGGTCGCGCGCTCGCACGCCAACTCTCGGAAGACGCCGCGCGGCCGACCGGAATCGTCGCGGTCAACGACCTGATGGCGCTCGGTCTGATGGCGGGTCTGCGCGAATCGGGCTTGCGCGTACCGGACGATATGTCCGTGGTCGGCATGGACGGGCACTTTCTCGCCGCTATCTCGAACCCCGCGCTCACGACCGTGCAACTGCCCGTTCCTGCGATGGCCGCGGCCATGGTCGAGCGCGTGATGCGTCAGCAAGACGACGCTGTAATCGATTCCGCGCAGGCGCTATTCACCGACATCACGCTCGTCGAGCGCGAATCCGTGGCGCCGCCTGCCGCAAAAGCAACGTAG